CGGCTACAATGTGACGGTCAACCTCGAAGCGCAGGCCATGCGCTACCGCCGCACGACGTTCTTAAATGAAGAAGAATTCACGTATCTGAGAAGCAACCCGGCGCTCTCGGACCTGCTGGCCGCCGGTTGCTGGCGCATGTGAGGTGATCCGATGGAAGTCATTCAAATCCCGGTGTGGAGCGACAACTACGCCTACTTGATCTGCGAGGGCGGCAAAGCCGCGGTGGTCGACTCCCCTGAGGCTGGCCCGGTTGAGAAGGCGCTCGAAGCCAAACACCTGCAGCTCGCCGCCATCTGGAACACGCATCACCATGCCGACCACGTGGGCTCAAACAAGAACCTGATCGCCGCACATCCCGGGCTGGCGGTGACCGGTTCGTCCCAGGATGCCGGTCGCATTCCCGGCATCACCCGCGAACTCAACGAGGGCGACCACGTGCAGCTCGACGGACTCGATGCCGAAGTCTTCTTCGTGCCCGGCCATACGAGCGGGCACATCGCCTACTACCTCAAGGACGAGGGCGCGCTCTTCTGCGGTGACACACTCTTTGCCGGCGGGTGCGGGCGCCTGTTCGAAGGAACGCCCGCGCAGATGGTGGACTCGCTCTCGAAGCTGCGCGTGCTTCCCGACGACACGCGCGTCTACTGCGCGCACGAGTACACGCTCTCGAACCTGAAGTTCGCCGTTACGGTCGAGCCCGGCAATGCG
This sequence is a window from Chrysiogenia bacterium. Protein-coding genes within it:
- the gloB gene encoding hydroxyacylglutathione hydrolase, producing the protein MEVIQIPVWSDNYAYLICEGGKAAVVDSPEAGPVEKALEAKHLQLAAIWNTHHHADHVGSNKNLIAAHPGLAVTGSSQDAGRIPGITRELNEGDHVQLDGLDAEVFFVPGHTSGHIAYYLKDEGALFCGDTLFAGGCGRLFEGTPAQMVDSLSKLRVLPDDTRVYCAHEYTLSNLKFAVTVEPGNAALKERLEQVQAMREQGESTVPSTIGEEKATNPFMRWDAPEIIETARSRGGAASDNPAEVFGAIRRMKDSF